One genomic window of Campylobacter fetus subsp. fetus includes the following:
- a CDS encoding MBL fold metallo-hydrolase, translated as MQILSKSFGIYDTNCYILINESGEVIVDPGDGAFEWVSKVCKNPLAILNTHGHFDHIYDDNAIRDKFKIPIYIPKDDAFLCEQDPFTYLQTTFKPDFLVEDNQIIEIGSFKFTFHHFAGHTPGCSMIEIGDVMFSGDFIFKNSIGRYDFPFSNAVEMRKSLERVLNFKDFKLYPGHGDQTSLESERRNLKRWMQAI; from the coding sequence ATGCAAATTTTATCAAAGTCTTTTGGAATTTATGATACAAATTGTTACATTTTAATAAATGAATCCGGTGAGGTTATAGTCGATCCAGGCGATGGAGCTTTTGAATGGGTGAGTAAAGTTTGCAAAAATCCGCTTGCTATTTTAAATACGCATGGACATTTTGATCATATTTATGATGATAATGCGATAAGGGATAAATTTAAAATACCTATTTATATACCAAAAGACGACGCTTTTTTATGTGAACAAGATCCGTTTACATATTTGCAAACTACCTTTAAACCCGATTTTTTAGTAGAAGATAATCAAATCATAGAAATAGGCAGTTTTAAATTTACATTTCACCATTTTGCGGGACATACTCCCGGATGTTCTATGATCGAGATAGGAGATGTTATGTTTAGTGGTGATTTTATATTTAAAAACTCTATTGGACGATATGATTTTCCTTTTTCAAATGCTGTTGAAATGAGAAAAAGCCTTGAGAGGGTTTTAAATTTCAAAGACTTCAAGCTATATCCAGGACATGGAGATCAAACTAGCTTAGAGAGTGAAAGACGAAATTTAAAACGCTGGATGCAGGCTATTTAG
- a CDS encoding NAD+ synthase, which produces MKDFKFLENKLLCFLDKYLKQSGASGFSIGVSGGLDSAIVATLCSKVAKTHALLMPTNSSNNLNLEDGLILCEKLDLEYEVINIEPIVQSFISVLDVTDKLRKANIIARVRMILLYDNSAKLGTLVAGTSNKSERLLGYGTIYGDTACALNPIGDIYKSDLFLFAKYLEIDENIINKAPSADLWEGQKDEDEIGFAYSSVDAVLKEFEKNDQRENLYAIFNKNLVDSVLDRVEKNSFKLNPVPIANIS; this is translated from the coding sequence ATGAAAGATTTTAAATTTTTAGAAAATAAATTATTATGCTTTTTAGATAAATATTTAAAACAATCCGGTGCTAGCGGATTTAGCATAGGAGTGAGCGGCGGACTTGACTCTGCCATAGTCGCCACGTTATGTTCAAAAGTAGCCAAAACTCACGCTCTTTTAATGCCTACAAATAGTTCAAATAATCTAAATTTAGAAGATGGTTTAATCCTATGTGAAAAGCTTGATTTAGAGTATGAAGTTATAAATATAGAACCGATTGTACAAAGCTTTATATCTGTTTTAGATGTTACGGACAAACTAAGAAAAGCCAATATAATAGCAAGAGTTAGAATGATACTATTATACGACAACTCGGCTAAATTAGGCACATTAGTAGCAGGAACAAGCAATAAAAGCGAGAGACTACTGGGCTATGGAACTATATACGGAGATACGGCTTGCGCACTAAATCCTATCGGAGATATTTATAAAAGTGACCTATTTTTGTTTGCAAAATACTTAGAAATAGATGAAAATATAATAAATAAAGCCCCAAGTGCAGATCTTTGGGAAGGTCAAAAAGACGAAGATGAGATCGGTTTTGCTTATTCTAGCGTTGATGCCGTGCTAAAAGAATTTGAAAAAAACGATCAAAGAGAGAATTTATACGCTATTTTTAACAAAAATTTAGTAGATAGCGTACTTGATAGAGTAGAAAAAAATAGCTTTAAGCTAAATCCGGTACCGATTGCAAATATCAGTTAA
- a CDS encoding DegT/DnrJ/EryC1/StrS family aminotransferase, whose translation MRDIAFFRPYITEREHELVKESLDKNAVYMVTNLEDNIKKYFGVKHVITTNNGTAANHLALCAMDLKRGDKIICSVNAFPSIAQVIRHFDAEPIFVDIDEDDFNISPTELEKVLKEQKHKKLKAAFITHVAGQSADMDTIYALAKENGIKIIDDASRAMGATYKGKLIGNLDSYMSCFQINPQVQHAIASTGIILTNDDEMAKRARLIRNHAIVNDSFDKDGNLGYVYDVVDIGQKYDLNSLCAAFSIAQFEKLEIFIRRRKEIAAIYNEELKTCPHITTPVIKRDHIYNQYIIKVDKNRDGFARELKDAGIHTGLHYIPLHLLSYYKTKYNLRVNDFPKALKVYQQVLSLPIYAAMSNDEVKYVCDIIKSVAKTRV comes from the coding sequence ATGAGAGATATAGCATTTTTTAGACCATATATTACCGAAAGAGAACATGAACTAGTAAAAGAGAGTCTTGATAAAAACGCCGTTTATATGGTAACAAATTTAGAAGATAACATAAAGAAGTATTTCGGGGTAAAACACGTTATAACTACAAATAACGGAACTGCGGCAAATCATTTAGCACTTTGTGCTATGGATCTTAAAAGAGGAGACAAGATAATTTGCTCAGTAAATGCTTTTCCTAGCATAGCTCAAGTCATCCGTCACTTTGATGCTGAGCCGATATTTGTAGATATAGACGAAGATGATTTTAACATAAGTCCGACCGAGCTAGAAAAGGTATTAAAAGAACAAAAACATAAAAAACTAAAAGCCGCATTCATAACTCACGTCGCAGGACAAAGTGCAGATATGGATACCATATATGCTTTAGCAAAAGAAAACGGTATAAAAATCATAGATGATGCTAGTCGCGCTATGGGTGCTACATATAAAGGAAAGCTTATAGGAAATTTAGACTCATATATGTCTTGTTTTCAGATAAATCCTCAAGTACAACATGCTATTGCATCAACTGGTATTATATTGACAAATGACGATGAGATGGCAAAACGCGCCAGGCTCATAAGAAATCACGCAATAGTAAATGATAGTTTTGATAAAGATGGAAATTTAGGATATGTTTATGATGTAGTAGATATAGGACAAAAATATGATTTAAATTCTCTTTGCGCTGCTTTTAGTATAGCTCAGTTTGAAAAACTAGAGATATTTATAAGAAGACGAAAAGAAATAGCAGCAATATATAATGAAGAGTTAAAAACATGCCCGCATATAACTACTCCTGTTATAAAAAGAGATCATATATATAATCAATACATAATAAAAGTAGATAAAAACAGAGATGGCTTCGCAAGAGAGTTAAAAGATGCAGGAATTCATACAGGTCTTCACTACATACCGCTTCATCTGCTAAGCTATTACAAAACAAAATACAATCTTAGGGTAAATGATTTCCCAAAAGCATTAAAGGTATATCAACAAGTGCTATCTTTACCTATCTATGCCGCTATGAGTAATGATGAAGTAAAATATGTTTGTGATATAATAAAATCAGTAGCAAAAACTCGTGTTTGA
- a CDS encoding tetraacyldisaccharide 4'-kinase has translation MFDRKLHSWINRYFYRPRYLETLISMALSPLALIYYILVVIKFRLSKQIKFDIPIISIGNLIVGGTGKTPLTKAIFNEYNTKFKTFIILRGYKRSSKGMLKVCIDGEILCSVDESGDEAMEYALSLKNANVIVSENRKLAIEEAIKYGAELVLLDDGFGKFDIFKFNIILKPTIEPIFKLVLPSGAYRYPKSFYKFADFIPTKDDIISSNYIINKTTNMVLVTAIANPLRLKKLFDSCLGIELFEDHHKFKKSEIEDIFKKWNATTILVTQKDYVKIRDFGFNVSILELRTEISSQFKLKLDKFIDNYNQNMIK, from the coding sequence GTGTTTGATAGAAAACTGCATAGTTGGATAAATAGATATTTTTATCGTCCAAGGTATCTTGAAACGCTAATTTCTATGGCTTTAAGCCCGTTGGCTTTGATATATTATATTTTAGTAGTTATTAAATTTAGACTCTCAAAACAGATCAAATTTGATATACCTATAATAAGTATTGGAAATTTAATAGTCGGCGGCACAGGCAAAACTCCGCTTACAAAAGCTATTTTTAATGAATACAATACCAAATTTAAAACTTTTATCATATTAAGAGGATATAAAAGAAGCAGCAAAGGTATGCTAAAAGTCTGCATAGATGGTGAAATATTATGCAGCGTAGATGAGAGCGGCGATGAAGCTATGGAGTATGCGTTAAGCCTTAAAAATGCAAATGTTATAGTAAGCGAAAATAGAAAATTAGCCATAGAAGAAGCGATAAAATACGGCGCAGAGCTTGTTTTGCTTGATGATGGATTTGGAAAGTTTGATATTTTTAAATTTAATATTATTTTGAAACCTACTATAGAACCTATTTTTAAACTAGTTTTGCCTAGCGGCGCATATAGATATCCAAAAAGTTTTTATAAATTTGCAGATTTTATTCCGACAAAAGATGATATAATAAGCTCTAATTATATAATAAACAAAACAACGAATATGGTTTTAGTAACAGCTATAGCAAATCCATTAAGGTTAAAAAAACTATTTGATAGCTGCTTAGGTATAGAGTTGTTTGAAGATCATCATAAATTTAAAAAATCAGAAATAGAAGATATATTTAAAAAATGGAATGCAACAACTATTTTGGTGACCCAAAAGGATTATGTTAAAATACGAGATTTCGGCTTTAATGTTTCGATTTTAGAACTGCGTACTGAAATTTCATCTCAATTCAAGCTAAAATTAGATAAGTTTATAGATAATTACAACCAGAATATGATAAAATAA
- the argB gene encoding acetylglutamate kinase, producing MLKSIRTAEIILSALPYIQKFRDEIFVIKYGGAAQIDEKLKNNFARDIVLLQLVGIKAVIVHGGGKKINSFLERLNLKSEFIDGLRVTDKDAMEVVEMTLSGLINKEITSLLNKHGARAIGISGKDDNMLKAKSLDDGKYGFVGEITDVNENVILTIINDGLIPVIAPIAIGSEYETYNINADLCASAIASKLKARKVIFLSDIKGVLDKDEKLISKLNETSINELKNNGAISGGMIPKIDACLECIKSGVGAAHIIDGKIPHSLLLEIFTDEGIGSVIK from the coding sequence GTGTTAAAAAGCATAAGAACAGCTGAGATAATATTAAGCGCCCTGCCTTATATTCAGAAATTTAGAGATGAAATTTTTGTCATAAAATACGGCGGCGCAGCTCAAATAGATGAAAAATTGAAAAATAATTTTGCAAGAGATATTGTGCTTTTACAACTAGTAGGCATTAAAGCCGTCATTGTACATGGAGGCGGAAAAAAGATAAATTCATTTTTAGAAAGACTAAATTTGAAAAGTGAATTTATAGACGGCTTAAGAGTCACGGATAAAGATGCTATGGAAGTAGTAGAAATGACCTTGAGCGGACTTATAAATAAAGAAATAACAAGTCTTTTAAACAAACACGGCGCAAGGGCTATCGGCATAAGCGGCAAAGACGATAATATGTTAAAGGCAAAAAGCTTAGATGATGGAAAATACGGATTTGTAGGAGAGATAACAGACGTCAATGAAAATGTTATATTAACCATAATAAACGATGGACTCATACCAGTCATCGCCCCTATAGCTATAGGAAGCGAGTATGAAACATATAACATAAACGCAGATCTTTGCGCAAGTGCTATTGCTAGCAAATTAAAAGCTAGAAAAGTTATATTTTTAAGTGATATCAAGGGGGTTTTAGACAAGGATGAAAAACTTATCAGCAAGTTAAACGAAACTTCTATAAATGAGTTGAAAAATAACGGAGCAATCAGCGGTGGAATGATACCGAAGATAGACGCGTGTTTAGAATGTATAAAAAGCGGAGTTGGTGCAGCACACATAATAGATGGAAAAATTCCTCACTCTTTGCTGCTTGAAATATTTACAGATGAAGGTATAGGGAGCGTTATAAAATGA
- the thrC gene encoding threonine synthase, whose translation MIVLSTTPDEKIANKLAKELVDKKAAACVNCIKDLKSFYTWKNEVQNDSEVLIMIKGNYKKIKDVILKNHPYETPEVIAIKPKKIEKSYKKWLEKSTKISPMLVGTRLNNNEEVSCVSLNEALLQPAAKHGGLYAPINLPILDDNFFKKASKLKYDEIAMMVIKKFKFDIDKDIFKKALKRYAKFDKEAVEIKKLNKNLYINELWHGPTRAFKDMALQPFGVILKELAKQNNKKYLIMCATSGDTGPATLNTFSDVQNIKVVCIYPKDGTSEVQRLQMVNQKGKNLKSIGIKGNFDDAQKALKALLNDKSFKNELSNLGLNLSAANSVNFGRILFQIIYHIYVCIKINSNKKPIDIVVPSGNFGNALGAYYAKKMGANIGKIKIASNANNILTELFTTGIYNLQDKKLIQTISPAMDILISSNVERLLFDKFGSIRTKELMDSLKNSGFYKLAQEELEELKADFEADFCSDEECENYIKNVSSKGILIDPHTATCLKLVDNDKLSVITSTAQWVKFTPSMVKAIKNKPTQDELVDMKELAKEFDVKIPKSILELFSQKELHKDVIEQDKIKSNIINWLKK comes from the coding sequence ATGATAGTATTAAGTACAACACCAGATGAAAAAATAGCAAATAAGTTAGCTAAAGAGTTAGTAGATAAAAAAGCTGCGGCTTGTGTGAATTGTATAAAAGATCTGAAAAGCTTTTATACTTGGAAAAATGAAGTACAAAACGACTCTGAAGTTCTTATTATGATAAAAGGAAATTATAAGAAAATAAAAGATGTTATTTTAAAAAATCACCCTTATGAAACACCGGAAGTCATAGCTATAAAACCTAAAAAAATAGAAAAAAGCTATAAAAAATGGTTAGAAAAAAGTACAAAAATATCACCTATGTTAGTAGGTACAAGGTTAAATAACAACGAAGAAGTTTCTTGCGTTAGTTTAAACGAAGCTTTATTGCAACCAGCAGCAAAACATGGCGGACTTTACGCGCCTATAAATTTACCTATTTTAGATGATAACTTTTTTAAAAAAGCATCTAAATTAAAGTATGATGAGATAGCTATGATGGTTATTAAAAAGTTTAAATTTGATATAGACAAAGATATTTTTAAAAAAGCATTAAAAAGATACGCTAAATTTGATAAAGAAGCAGTGGAAATAAAAAAATTAAATAAAAATTTATATATAAATGAGCTATGGCACGGACCTACAAGAGCATTTAAAGATATGGCGCTTCAGCCTTTTGGTGTAATTTTAAAAGAGCTTGCCAAACAAAATAATAAAAAATATCTCATTATGTGTGCAACAAGCGGCGATACCGGACCTGCCACACTTAATACATTTAGCGATGTTCAAAATATAAAAGTCGTATGCATATATCCAAAAGACGGCACAAGCGAAGTTCAACGCTTACAAATGGTAAATCAAAAAGGTAAAAATTTGAAATCCATAGGGATAAAAGGTAATTTTGATGATGCTCAAAAAGCCTTAAAAGCGCTATTAAACGATAAATCTTTTAAAAATGAGCTATCAAATTTGGGGCTTAACTTAAGTGCTGCGAATTCTGTTAATTTCGGCAGAATTTTATTTCAGATTATTTATCATATCTATGTTTGTATAAAAATAAACAGTAATAAAAAACCGATAGATATCGTTGTTCCAAGCGGCAACTTCGGTAATGCTTTAGGGGCGTATTACGCTAAAAAAATGGGTGCAAATATAGGAAAAATAAAAATTGCTTCGAACGCGAACAATATATTAACGGAACTTTTCACAACAGGAATTTATAATCTGCAAGATAAAAAATTAATTCAAACTATAAGCCCTGCTATGGATATACTAATTAGCTCAAATGTCGAAAGGCTTTTGTTTGATAAGTTTGGAAGTATTAGAACAAAAGAGCTTATGGATAGTTTGAAAAACAGTGGATTTTATAAACTCGCTCAAGAAGAACTTGAGGAGCTAAAAGCAGATTTTGAAGCAGATTTTTGTAGCGATGAAGAGTGTGAAAATTATATAAAAAACGTTTCAAGCAAAGGTATTTTGATAGATCCTCATACGGCAACTTGCCTAAAACTAGTTGACAATGATAAACTTAGCGTGATAACATCTACAGCTCAATGGGTAAAATTTACTCCAAGCATGGTAAAAGCTATCAAAAATAAACCTACACAAGATGAATTAGTAGATATGAAAGAGCTTGCAAAAGAGTTTGACGTAAAAATTCCAAAGTCCATCTTAGAGTTATTTTCACAAAAAGAGCTTCATAAAGACGTTATAGAGCAAGATAAGATAAAATCAAACATCATAAATTGGCTTAAAAAATGA
- the kdsB gene encoding 3-deoxy-manno-octulosonate cytidylyltransferase: MIIIPARLASTRFEHKILRTIDGVPMFVKTAMNAKNADNVLIACDDEKVANIAKSYGLDAILTNVNHESGTDRINEAADKFNLKDNEIIINVQADEPFFEVENLIKFKDFASKSIASGSFMASCFKLVKKEDAQNPNLVKVVLDTNDNALYFSRSLLPYPRNECEVFKAHIGIYAYSVVNLKEFCTLETKELENIEKLEQLRALQSGKKIKMMQIQTKSIGIDTKEDLKTAADKFGFRID, from the coding sequence ATGATAATCATACCGGCTCGGCTCGCTTCAACTCGTTTTGAACATAAAATTCTAAGAACCATTGATGGCGTTCCTATGTTTGTAAAAACCGCGATGAACGCCAAAAATGCGGATAACGTGCTAATAGCATGTGACGATGAAAAAGTAGCAAACATAGCAAAAAGTTATGGCTTAGATGCTATTTTAACAAACGTGAATCACGAAAGCGGAACCGACCGCATAAATGAAGCAGCGGATAAATTTAATCTAAAAGATAACGAGATCATTATAAATGTTCAAGCCGATGAGCCGTTTTTTGAAGTAGAAAATTTGATTAAATTTAAAGATTTTGCAAGTAAATCCATTGCAAGCGGCTCGTTTATGGCAAGCTGTTTTAAACTAGTCAAAAAAGAGGACGCTCAAAATCCAAATTTAGTAAAAGTCGTTCTTGACACAAACGATAACGCTCTGTATTTTTCACGTTCACTTCTGCCATATCCTAGAAACGAATGTGAGGTTTTTAAAGCACATATAGGAATTTACGCATATAGCGTAGTAAATTTAAAAGAGTTTTGTACTTTAGAGACAAAAGAGTTAGAAAATATAGAAAAACTAGAGCAGCTTAGGGCTTTACAAAGCGGTAAAAAAATTAAAATGATGCAAATACAAACAAAAAGTATCGGAATAGATACAAAAGAAGATCTTAAGACCGCAGCGGATAAATTCGGTTTTAGGATTGACTAA
- a CDS encoding nitrous oxide-stimulated promoter family protein produces MTNEQFLEQLTTVAKFTQIYCDDHHKNEPKTISKFKTIYKGVNLDKFIEYNLCKECEHLLLYANERLQNCPHKEKPKCRKCPHICYEKNELKHIIKVMKSSGIKLGLSKIKSFFKS; encoded by the coding sequence ATGACAAATGAACAATTTTTAGAGCAACTAACGACCGTAGCCAAATTTACACAAATTTACTGCGATGATCATCACAAAAATGAGCCAAAAACTATATCTAAATTTAAAACTATTTATAAAGGAGTAAATTTAGATAAATTTATAGAGTATAACTTATGCAAAGAGTGTGAGCATCTTCTTTTATATGCCAATGAGAGACTACAAAACTGTCCACACAAAGAAAAACCAAAATGCAGAAAATGTCCACACATCTGTTATGAAAAAAATGAACTAAAACATATTATAAAAGTGATGAAAAGTAGCGGAATAAAGCTTGGATTATCAAAGATAAAATCATTTTTTAAAAGTTAG